One region of Acidobacteriota bacterium genomic DNA includes:
- a CDS encoding response regulator transcription factor: MSIRALVVDDEEPARNELCFQLKQLEDVEVAGQAGDGPQALELIDALHPDLVLLDVQMPGRSGFEVARELVERPEAPSVVFVTAYDQHAIEAFEVNAVDYLLKPVAPARLAQTIARVRDLVETQHRTGNDEAGDAYPLEAATLERIAHLVADRRSHREPIAIRVSDRFVLMQPEDIVFASLTGDVVKVSTGRLQGAASCRTLDELHSRLDPEMFWRVHRAHVVNIHKIKEIVPWFSRTYILKMKDSEQTEIPVSRAQTKRLRQYLSL; encoded by the coding sequence ATGAGCATTCGCGCGCTGGTCGTGGACGACGAAGAGCCGGCCCGGAACGAACTCTGCTTCCAGCTCAAGCAACTCGAGGACGTCGAGGTAGCGGGTCAGGCAGGTGACGGGCCCCAGGCCCTGGAGTTGATCGATGCGCTCCACCCCGACCTGGTGCTGCTCGACGTGCAGATGCCAGGTCGCTCCGGCTTCGAGGTGGCGCGCGAACTGGTCGAGCGCCCGGAAGCGCCGTCCGTCGTATTCGTAACCGCCTATGACCAGCATGCCATCGAGGCATTCGAGGTGAACGCCGTCGATTACCTCCTGAAGCCCGTCGCGCCGGCGCGACTCGCCCAGACCATCGCGCGCGTTCGCGACCTGGTCGAGACGCAGCACCGCACCGGAAACGACGAGGCGGGCGACGCCTATCCCCTGGAGGCAGCGACGCTGGAGAGGATCGCCCATCTGGTAGCGGACCGCCGGTCCCATCGCGAACCGATTGCCATCCGTGTCAGTGATCGATTCGTGCTGATGCAACCCGAGGACATTGTCTTCGCCTCGTTGACAGGCGACGTTGTGAAAGTAAGCACCGGCCGTCTGCAGGGAGCGGCCAGTTGCCGGACCCTGGATGAACTCCATTCGCGCCTCGACCCGGAGATGTTCTGGCGGGTACATCGAGCGCACGTGGTGAACATCCACAAGATCAAGGAGATCGTGCCGTGGTTCAGCCGTACGTACATTCTCAAGATGAAGGACTCGGAGCAGACGGAGATCCCGGTAAGCCGGGCGCAGACGAAACGGCTGCGACAGTATCTCAGCCTATAA